In Sceloporus undulatus isolate JIND9_A2432 ecotype Alabama chromosome 7, SceUnd_v1.1, whole genome shotgun sequence, one DNA window encodes the following:
- the LOC121936478 gene encoding orexigenic neuropeptide QRFP, whose amino-acid sequence MKISHPFSCILLLSIGACFPLDNGQGLEFPGEELEAMLEQPDFGGARRTPKRHHSPQQGFSSLFSLAQEPQGFGKDKTGTRFRFGRQQGGREDKKEAVNSLPAEDGEKRAGGLQSLAEELNGYHRKKGGFSFRFGRRGRRTRVWENRETLSCLCN is encoded by the coding sequence ATGAAGATCTCCCATCCCTTTTCCTGCATCCTTCTGCTCAGCATCGGTGCATGCTTTCCTTTGGACAATGGACAAGGTTTAGAATTCCCCGGAGAAGAACTGGAGGCCATGCTGGAGCAACCTGACTTTGGGGGAGCCAGGAGAACCCCCAAGAGGCACCATTCACCCCAGCAAGGCTTCAGCTCCCTCTTCAGCTTGGCCCAAGAGCCACAGGGCTTTGGGAAAGATAAAACGGGCACCCGGTTCCGGTTTGGGAGGCAGCAGGGTGGCCGAGAGGATAAAAAAGAAGCGGTCAACTCTCTGCCAGCAGAGGATGGGGAGAAGAGGGCTGGTGGACTCCAGAGTCTTGCAGAGGAGCTGAATGGTTATCACAGGAAGAAGGGGGGCTTCAGCTTCCGGTTTGGGAGGCGTGGGAGAagaactagggtttgggagaACAGAGAAACCCTGTCCTGCCTGTGTAACTGA